One genomic segment of Nonomuraea coxensis DSM 45129 includes these proteins:
- a CDS encoding CoA-binding protein yields MHNAFADENVIRRLLTGTRTWAFVGLSDNPGRTAYDQAGLLQARGKRIIPVHPAAATVLGEPGYASLAEVLEKVDVVAIYRRAEHAGRAVDEAVAIGAGAVWLPLGVVDEAAARRAREAGLDVVMDRCPGVEWALRRTP; encoded by the coding sequence ATGCACAATGCTTTCGCGGACGAGAACGTCATCCGCCGGCTCCTCACCGGGACGCGGACGTGGGCCTTCGTCGGGCTGTCGGACAACCCGGGGCGCACGGCGTACGACCAGGCGGGCCTGCTCCAGGCGCGCGGCAAACGGATCATCCCCGTCCATCCGGCCGCCGCGACCGTGCTCGGTGAGCCGGGGTACGCCTCGCTGGCCGAGGTGCTGGAGAAGGTGGACGTGGTCGCGATCTACCGGCGCGCCGAGCACGCGGGGCGGGCCGTGGACGAGGCCGTCGCGATCGGGGCGGGGGCGGTGTGGCTGCCTCTCGGCGTCGTGGACGAGGCCGCCGCGCGGCGGGCTCGGGAGGCCGGGCTCGACGTGGTGATGGACCGCTGCCCCGGCGTCGAATGGGCGCTCCGCCGCACCCCCTGA
- a CDS encoding NAD(P)/FAD-dependent oxidoreductase has product MGRELPRRASAVVIGGGVMGVSIAYELAAAGVRDVVLLDKGPLGSGSTCKAAGGVRAQFSDRVNIELAVRSLETFEHFAERFGQEIDLHRPGYLFLLDAPEAVAEFERNVAVQNDLGVPSRMISVREAAELSPLIATDGLLAAAFSPSDGHCTPESVVLGYAGAARRLGARLLPGCAATGIELADGAVTAVLTEGGRIETGTVICAAGAWSREVGAWAGVDLPVTPLRRQILVTEPVPDLPPTAFTIDFGTTFYFHREGPGLLLGMSDPDETPGFKLDRSDAWLPRLGEAMARRAPALMETGIATGWAGLYEVTPDHNALIGVAPGVERFLYATGFSGHGFLMGPAVGEVVRDLYLGREPFTDVSGFDARRFARSAARPELNIV; this is encoded by the coding sequence ATGGGACGAGAACTGCCCCGGCGCGCCTCGGCGGTCGTCATCGGCGGCGGCGTCATGGGGGTCAGCATCGCGTACGAGCTGGCCGCGGCCGGGGTGCGCGACGTGGTGCTGCTCGACAAGGGGCCACTCGGCTCCGGCTCCACCTGCAAGGCGGCCGGAGGCGTGCGGGCGCAGTTCTCCGACCGGGTCAACATCGAGCTGGCCGTGCGCAGCCTGGAGACGTTCGAGCACTTCGCCGAACGCTTCGGGCAGGAGATCGACCTGCACCGCCCCGGCTACCTGTTCCTGCTGGACGCGCCGGAGGCGGTCGCGGAGTTCGAGCGCAACGTCGCCGTCCAGAACGACCTCGGCGTGCCCAGCCGGATGATCTCGGTGCGCGAGGCCGCCGAGCTGTCGCCGCTCATCGCCACCGACGGGCTGCTCGCCGCCGCCTTCTCCCCCAGTGACGGCCACTGCACGCCCGAGTCCGTGGTGCTCGGGTACGCGGGCGCGGCCCGGCGGCTCGGCGCGCGGCTGCTGCCCGGCTGCGCGGCGACCGGCATCGAGCTCGCGGACGGGGCCGTCACGGCGGTGCTGACCGAGGGCGGCAGGATCGAGACCGGCACCGTGATCTGCGCGGCCGGGGCCTGGTCGCGCGAGGTGGGGGCGTGGGCGGGCGTGGACCTGCCGGTGACGCCGCTGCGCCGGCAGATCCTGGTGACCGAGCCGGTGCCCGATCTGCCGCCGACCGCGTTCACCATCGACTTCGGCACCACCTTCTACTTCCACCGGGAGGGGCCGGGGCTGCTGCTCGGCATGTCCGACCCGGACGAGACGCCCGGCTTCAAGCTCGACCGCTCCGACGCCTGGCTGCCGCGCCTCGGCGAGGCCATGGCCCGCCGCGCGCCCGCGCTGATGGAGACCGGCATCGCCACCGGCTGGGCCGGCCTGTACGAGGTGACGCCCGACCACAACGCGCTCATCGGCGTCGCCCCCGGCGTCGAGCGGTTCCTCTACGCGACCGGCTTCTCCGGCCACGGCTTCCTCATGGGCCCGGCGGTCGGCGAGGTGGTGCGCGACCTCTACCTGGGGCGGGAGCCGTTCACGGACGTGTCCGGCTTCGACGCGCGCCGCTTCGCGCGGTCCGCGGCCCGTCCCGAGCTCAACATCGTGTGA
- a CDS encoding GntR family transcriptional regulator — protein sequence MPPTREHAELKLRPLPQAGRSLAEQVISEVRRAVHTGAMVPGRLYSVYQVAEQLNVSRSPVREAMLRLAEAGLVQVERNRGFRVVLPHPREIVEIFGVRLALELPAVRRAAGAGPAGLGAALRETMRRMAAAVEAADEELFFQLDQALHDRVLAAAGNGRARAIVGDLRDTMRILGTSTDDASRTLRQVHEEHEPIVAAVAAGDAGGAVRAMRAHLTNTGLILAGQAARAQGEPVDVAALWAAVVEEPPPS from the coding sequence ATGCCGCCCACCCGCGAACACGCCGAGCTGAAGCTGCGGCCGCTGCCGCAGGCGGGCCGGTCGCTCGCCGAGCAGGTGATCTCCGAGGTGCGCAGGGCGGTGCACACCGGCGCGATGGTCCCGGGCCGGCTCTACTCCGTCTACCAGGTGGCCGAGCAGCTCAACGTCTCCCGCAGCCCGGTGCGCGAGGCCATGCTGCGCCTGGCGGAGGCCGGGCTCGTGCAGGTCGAGCGCAACCGCGGGTTCCGGGTCGTGCTGCCGCACCCGCGCGAGATCGTCGAGATCTTCGGGGTCCGGCTCGCGCTGGAGCTGCCCGCCGTGCGGCGCGCGGCGGGGGCCGGGCCCGCAGGGCTGGGCGCGGCGCTGCGGGAGACGATGCGGCGGATGGCGGCGGCGGTCGAGGCCGCCGACGAGGAGCTGTTCTTCCAGCTCGACCAGGCGCTGCACGACCGCGTCCTCGCCGCGGCGGGCAACGGGCGGGCCCGCGCGATCGTCGGCGACCTGCGCGACACCATGCGCATCCTCGGCACCTCCACCGACGACGCCTCCCGCACGCTGCGGCAGGTGCACGAGGAGCACGAGCCGATCGTGGCGGCGGTGGCCGCGGGCGACGCCGGGGGCGCGGTGCGGGCGATGCGCGCCCACCTGACCAACACCGGGCTCATCCTCGCCGGGCAGGCGGCCCGCGCCCAGGGCGAGCCGGTGGACGTGGCCGCACTGTGGGCCGCCGTGGTCGAGGAGCCCCCGCCCAGCTGA
- a CDS encoding DUF742 domain-containing protein — MTGEDPGPLIRLFGLTGGRARPQGETFDLVAIVATVAGSHEFADLIPEHRAVLSLCRRPTPVADVAAHLRLPLNITRVILGDLRREGLVTIERPRPVAQTIDERIYREVLHGLRSL; from the coding sequence GTGACAGGAGAGGATCCCGGCCCCCTGATCCGGCTGTTCGGGCTGACCGGGGGCCGGGCGCGCCCGCAGGGGGAGACGTTCGACCTGGTGGCCATCGTCGCGACGGTCGCCGGCTCGCACGAGTTCGCGGACCTGATCCCCGAGCACCGCGCCGTGCTGTCGCTGTGCCGCCGGCCCACGCCGGTGGCCGACGTCGCGGCGCACCTCAGGCTGCCGCTCAACATCACCCGGGTGATCCTGGGCGATCTGCGGCGCGAGGGCCTGGTCACCATCGAACGCCCGCGCCCGGTGGCGCAGACGATCGACGAACGTATCTACAGGGAAGTGCTCCATGGGCTACGCAGCCTCTGA
- a CDS encoding alpha/beta fold hydrolase, translated as MFDDFATDVIDVGETELYVRHGGSGSPLLLLHGHPRTHATWHRVAPLLSPHHYVVCPDLRGYGRSGKPPTTPDHAPYGKRAMARDLVALMRALGHDRFAVAGHDRGAYVAHRLAADHPGEVARLVVMDAIPIGEALARADARFAAAWWHWFFLGQTDKPAEHLINADPDAWYGATEEQMGPEAYLDFRRAVHDPVTVHAMCEDYRAGLTVDRAADDADRAAGRRVACPTLFLWSSRDDMEDLYGDPLAIWRTWADDVTGHPIESGHHMAEEAPEELAAALLGFLKH; from the coding sequence ATGTTCGACGACTTCGCGACCGACGTGATCGACGTGGGCGAGACGGAGCTGTACGTCCGGCACGGCGGCTCCGGCAGCCCGCTGCTGCTCCTGCACGGCCATCCGCGCACGCACGCGACCTGGCACCGCGTCGCCCCTCTCCTGTCCCCCCACCACTACGTGGTCTGCCCGGACCTGCGCGGCTACGGCCGCTCCGGCAAGCCGCCCACGACCCCCGACCACGCCCCCTACGGCAAGCGCGCGATGGCGCGGGACCTGGTCGCCCTCATGCGGGCGCTCGGCCACGACCGCTTCGCCGTGGCGGGGCACGACCGGGGCGCGTACGTGGCCCACCGCCTGGCCGCCGACCATCCCGGCGAGGTCGCCCGCCTGGTCGTGATGGACGCGATCCCCATCGGCGAGGCGCTGGCCCGCGCCGACGCGCGGTTCGCGGCGGCCTGGTGGCACTGGTTCTTCCTCGGCCAGACCGACAAGCCGGCGGAGCACCTCATCAACGCCGACCCCGACGCCTGGTACGGGGCCACGGAGGAGCAGATGGGGCCGGAGGCGTACCTGGACTTCCGCCGCGCCGTCCACGACCCGGTCACGGTCCACGCCATGTGCGAGGACTACCGGGCGGGCCTGACGGTGGACCGGGCCGCCGACGACGCCGACCGGGCGGCGGGCCGCCGCGTCGCCTGCCCGACGCTGTTCCTCTGGTCGTCGCGGGACGACATGGAGGACCTGTACGGCGATCCGCTGGCCATCTGGCGCACCTGGGCCGACGACGTGACCGGCCATCCGATCGAGAGCGGCCACCACATGGCCGAGGAGGCTCCCGAGGAGCTGGCTGCGGCCTTACTGGGCTTCTTGAAGCACTGA
- the hglS gene encoding 2-oxoadipate dioxygenase/decarboxylase — MMMDATALRAAFARRLSAMYGAEVPAYTTLVEVAQEVNREVLARTGADAERLGSIGRVTAERHGAIRVGTPAELAQVARIFGAMGMRPVGFYDLREAAGSSVPVVSTAFRPVTAAELAANPFRVFTSMLVTGDRRFFGEDLRRRLEAFLGARRLFPPRLLELADRAEAEGGLDDAAAEEFLTLATRSFELSREPVSRGWYAELERVSSVAADIGGVPSTHVNHLTPRVLDIDALYARMSGRGITMIDAIQGPPRWSGPDLLLRQTSFRALAEPRLFREDDGRIAEDDLRVRFGEVEARGIAVTPAGRALYDELAAALDDALAGRRVDAEERNAVAAGLWEARVPGTEAELAARDLAYFTFHTAADRPSGPPPAGLAELLAGGWVSARPIVYEDFLPRSAAGIFQSNLTSDGAKDVTAAGADLGPDELAGVLGRTLHDPYELYAAIRAESLARVREELGLPGELS; from the coding sequence ATGATGATGGACGCGACCGCGCTGCGGGCGGCCTTCGCCCGGCGCCTGTCGGCCATGTACGGCGCCGAGGTCCCCGCCTACACCACGCTCGTCGAGGTCGCCCAGGAGGTGAACCGCGAGGTCCTGGCCCGGACGGGCGCGGACGCCGAACGGCTCGGCTCGATCGGCCGGGTCACCGCCGAGCGGCACGGCGCGATCCGCGTCGGCACCCCCGCCGAGCTGGCCCAGGTCGCGCGGATCTTCGGCGCGATGGGGATGCGCCCGGTCGGCTTCTACGACCTGCGGGAGGCGGCGGGCAGCTCGGTGCCGGTGGTCTCGACGGCGTTCCGGCCCGTGACCGCCGCCGAGCTGGCCGCCAACCCGTTCCGTGTCTTCACGTCCATGCTGGTCACCGGCGACCGGCGGTTCTTCGGCGAGGACCTGCGGCGGAGGCTGGAGGCGTTCCTCGGCGCCCGGCGGCTGTTCCCGCCGCGGCTGCTGGAGCTGGCCGACCGCGCCGAGGCCGAGGGCGGGCTGGACGACGCGGCGGCCGAGGAGTTCCTGACACTCGCCACGCGCTCGTTCGAGCTGTCGCGCGAGCCGGTCTCGCGCGGCTGGTACGCCGAGCTGGAACGGGTCTCCTCCGTGGCCGCCGACATCGGCGGCGTCCCGAGCACGCACGTCAACCACCTGACCCCGCGCGTGCTCGACATCGACGCGCTCTACGCCCGCATGTCCGGGCGCGGCATCACCATGATCGACGCCATCCAGGGCCCGCCCCGCTGGTCCGGCCCCGACCTGCTGCTGCGCCAGACCTCCTTCCGCGCGCTCGCCGAACCCCGGCTGTTCCGCGAGGACGACGGCCGGATCGCCGAGGACGACCTGCGGGTGCGCTTCGGCGAGGTCGAGGCGCGGGGGATCGCGGTGACCCCGGCCGGGCGGGCGCTCTACGACGAGCTGGCCGCCGCGCTGGACGACGCCCTCGCCGGGCGGCGGGTGGACGCGGAGGAACGCAACGCCGTGGCCGCCGGGCTGTGGGAGGCGCGGGTGCCGGGCACCGAGGCGGAGCTGGCGGCGCGGGACCTCGCGTACTTCACCTTCCACACCGCCGCGGACCGGCCCTCGGGACCGCCTCCGGCCGGGCTCGCCGAGCTGCTGGCCGGCGGCTGGGTGAGCGCGCGGCCCATCGTGTACGAGGACTTCCTGCCGCGTTCGGCGGCCGGCATCTTCCAGTCGAACCTCACCTCCGACGGGGCCAAGGACGTCACGGCGGCCGGCGCCGACCTCGGGCCCGACGAGCTGGCCGGGGTGCTGGGGCGGACCCTGCACGACCCGTACGAGCTGTACGCCGCGATCCGTGCCGAGTCGCTGGCCCGCGTGCGGGAGGAACTGGGCCTGCCCGGCGAGCTCAGCTAG
- a CDS encoding FAD-binding and (Fe-S)-binding domain-containing protein, with amino-acid sequence MLRMDRAAALASDLRRRGVADVLTDGTTRAVHSSDASLYRVPPLLVARPRTAEDVQAAVELCARHEIPLTARGAGTSIAGNAVGPGLVLDFSRHMDRVLALDPETRTAVVQPGVVQAALQRAAAPYGLRFGPDPSSHTRCTIGGMIGNNACGSRALGYGRTSDNVTAIKAVAGDGTPLDLPGQAGPAALRDLVAANLATIRTEFGRFGRQVSGYALEHLLPENGFDVTRLLVGSEGTLAVLTEATVRLVADPAHRALVVLGHADIAEAGDAAPGVLAFLPTACEGLDARIVDVVRARRGPGAVPPLPGGAAWLFAEIAGDDPAEVRERAARLAAGHPDALVVTDPAEAAALWRIREDGAGLSGRSPAGRPAHAGWEDAAVPPAMLGRYLRDFEELMAGHGLTGLPYGHFGDGCLHIRIDLPLDRPGGREVLREFLVAAATLVAGYGGSLSGEHGDGRARSELLPLMYSPAAIRLFEQVKGVFDPAGTLNPGVLVRPRPFDADLRVPAARPAPGPLALAYRHDGGDFTQAVHRCTGVGKCRADNTGTGGVMCPSYLATREEKDSTRGRARALQEMLNGGDVSGGWRSPEVHEALDLCLACKGCASDCPTGVDMAAYKAEVLHQSYRGRLRPASHYALGRLPLWARLASRMPRAVNAALRAPALRRPALALAGVDARRTLPAFAPRTFRSWFARRPRPAAGESVLLFVDTFTDHFAPEVGRAAVAVLEAAGYAPRVTARRGCCALTWISTGQLDQARRILGRTVRDLAAEAGDGVPIVGLEPSCTAVLRSDALELLDEAAAAPVARATRTLAELLTATPGWRPPPLDDVRVVAQPHCHHHAVMGWEPDLRLLREAGAEVRRLGGCCGLAGNFGVEKGHYEVSAAVAGQQLLPALGEAAPDAAVLADGFSCRTQIADLSPRRGVHLAQLLADRLTPERT; translated from the coding sequence ATGCTACGCATGGACCGAGCCGCGGCTCTCGCGAGCGACCTGCGCCGGCGCGGCGTCGCCGACGTGCTGACCGACGGCACCACGCGCGCGGTCCACTCCTCCGACGCCTCCCTCTACCGGGTGCCGCCCCTGCTGGTCGCCCGGCCCAGGACCGCCGAGGACGTCCAGGCCGCCGTCGAGCTGTGCGCCCGGCACGAGATCCCGCTGACGGCGCGCGGCGCGGGCACCTCGATCGCCGGCAACGCCGTCGGCCCCGGCCTGGTGCTCGACTTCAGCCGGCACATGGACCGGGTGCTCGCCCTCGATCCCGAGACCCGCACGGCGGTGGTCCAGCCCGGCGTGGTCCAGGCGGCGCTCCAGCGGGCGGCGGCCCCGTACGGGCTGCGCTTCGGCCCCGACCCCTCCAGCCACACCCGCTGCACGATCGGCGGGATGATCGGCAACAACGCCTGCGGCTCGCGCGCCCTCGGCTACGGCCGCACCTCCGACAACGTGACGGCGATCAAGGCCGTCGCCGGCGACGGCACGCCGCTGGACCTGCCCGGCCAGGCCGGACCGGCCGCGCTGCGCGACCTCGTGGCGGCGAACCTGGCGACGATCCGCACCGAGTTCGGCAGGTTCGGCCGCCAGGTGTCCGGCTACGCGCTGGAGCACCTGCTGCCGGAGAACGGCTTCGACGTGACCCGGCTGCTGGTCGGCAGCGAGGGCACGCTCGCCGTGCTCACCGAGGCGACGGTCCGGCTGGTCGCCGATCCCGCGCACCGCGCGCTGGTCGTGCTCGGCCACGCCGACATCGCCGAGGCCGGGGACGCCGCGCCCGGCGTGCTCGCCTTCCTGCCCACCGCGTGCGAGGGCCTCGACGCCCGCATCGTGGACGTGGTCCGCGCCCGCCGCGGCCCCGGCGCGGTGCCGCCGCTGCCGGGCGGGGCCGCCTGGCTGTTCGCCGAGATCGCCGGCGACGACCCGGCCGAGGTGCGCGAACGGGCCGCCCGCCTGGCCGCCGGCCACCCGGACGCGCTCGTCGTCACCGACCCTGCCGAGGCCGCGGCGCTCTGGCGGATCAGGGAGGACGGCGCGGGCCTGTCCGGCCGCAGCCCGGCCGGGCGGCCGGCGCACGCCGGCTGGGAGGACGCCGCGGTGCCGCCCGCGATGCTCGGCCGCTACCTGCGCGACTTCGAGGAGCTGATGGCCGGGCACGGGCTGACCGGCCTGCCGTACGGGCACTTCGGCGACGGCTGCCTGCACATCAGGATCGACCTGCCGCTCGACCGGCCCGGCGGGCGTGAGGTGCTGCGCGAGTTCCTGGTCGCCGCCGCCACGCTCGTCGCCGGCTACGGCGGCTCGCTGTCCGGCGAGCACGGCGACGGCCGCGCCAGGAGCGAGCTGCTGCCGCTCATGTACTCCCCCGCCGCGATCCGCCTGTTCGAGCAGGTGAAGGGCGTCTTCGACCCGGCCGGGACGCTCAATCCCGGCGTGCTCGTCCGGCCCCGCCCGTTCGACGCCGACCTGCGCGTGCCCGCCGCCCGTCCGGCCCCCGGCCCGCTCGCCCTGGCCTACCGGCACGACGGCGGCGACTTCACCCAGGCGGTGCACCGCTGCACCGGCGTGGGCAAGTGCCGGGCCGACAACACCGGGACCGGCGGCGTCATGTGCCCCTCCTACCTGGCGACCAGGGAGGAGAAGGACTCCACCCGGGGCCGGGCGCGCGCCCTCCAGGAGATGCTGAACGGCGGGGACGTCTCGGGCGGCTGGCGTTCGCCCGAGGTGCACGAGGCCCTGGACCTGTGCCTGGCGTGCAAGGGCTGCGCCTCCGACTGCCCGACCGGCGTGGACATGGCGGCGTACAAGGCGGAGGTGCTGCACCAGAGCTACCGGGGGCGGCTGCGCCCGGCCTCGCACTACGCGCTGGGCCGGCTGCCGCTGTGGGCGCGGCTGGCGTCCCGGATGCCGCGCGCGGTCAACGCGGCCCTGCGCGCGCCCGCGCTGCGCCGCCCGGCGCTCGCGCTGGCGGGGGTGGACGCCCGGCGCACGCTGCCCGCGTTCGCGCCGCGCACGTTCCGCTCCTGGTTCGCGCGCCGGCCGCGGCCGGCGGCGGGCGAGTCGGTGCTGCTGTTCGTGGACACCTTCACCGACCACTTCGCGCCCGAGGTCGGCCGGGCCGCCGTCGCCGTGCTGGAGGCGGCCGGCTACGCGCCCCGCGTCACCGCGCGGCGCGGCTGCTGCGCGCTGACCTGGATCTCCACCGGCCAGCTCGACCAGGCCCGGCGTATCCTCGGCCGGACCGTGCGCGACCTCGCGGCGGAGGCCGGGGACGGCGTGCCGATCGTGGGCCTGGAACCGTCCTGCACGGCGGTCCTGCGCTCGGACGCCCTGGAGCTGCTGGACGAGGCCGCCGCCGCGCCGGTCGCCCGCGCCACCAGGACCCTCGCCGAGCTGCTGACCGCCACCCCCGGCTGGCGGCCGCCGCCGCTGGACGACGTGCGCGTGGTGGCGCAGCCGCACTGCCACCACCACGCCGTCATGGGCTGGGAGCCGGACCTGCGGCTGCTGCGGGAGGCGGGCGCCGAGGTGCGCAGGCTCGGCGGCTGCTGCGGTCTCGCCGGCAACTTCGGCGTCGAGAAGGGCCACTACGAGGTGTCGGCGGCGGTCGCCGGGCAGCAGCTCCTGCCCGCGCTGGGAGAGGCCGCGCCCGACGCGGCCGTGCTCGCCGACGGCTTCTCCTGCCGCACCCAGATCGCCGACCTGTCCCCCAGGCGCGGCGTCCACCTGGCTCAGCTCCTGGCCGACCGGCTCACGCCAGAAAGGACCTGA
- a CDS encoding GTP-binding protein, which produces MGYAASEPGATAVASALAIKILIAGGFGVGKTTMVGTISEIRPLHTEELLSERGVGVDDLSGVESKTTTTVALDFGRITIRDGLWLYLFGTPGQDRFWFMWDELALGALGAVVLADTRRLQECFPAVDYFEQRGIPFVVGVNCFDGARRYDPDKVRRALGLSETTPIVLCDVRRRESVKEVLTTLVTYAVEGARPAAGRR; this is translated from the coding sequence ATGGGCTACGCAGCCTCTGAGCCGGGGGCGACGGCCGTCGCCTCGGCCTTGGCCATCAAGATCCTCATCGCGGGCGGGTTCGGCGTCGGCAAGACGACCATGGTCGGCACGATCAGCGAGATCCGCCCCCTGCACACCGAGGAGCTGCTGAGCGAGCGCGGCGTCGGGGTGGACGACCTGTCGGGCGTGGAGTCCAAGACCACCACCACCGTGGCGCTCGACTTCGGCCGCATCACGATCCGCGACGGGCTGTGGCTGTACCTGTTCGGGACGCCGGGGCAGGACCGGTTCTGGTTCATGTGGGACGAGCTGGCGCTCGGCGCGCTCGGCGCGGTGGTGCTGGCCGACACCCGCCGCCTCCAGGAGTGCTTCCCCGCCGTGGACTACTTCGAGCAGCGCGGCATCCCGTTCGTGGTGGGGGTGAACTGCTTCGACGGGGCCCGCAGGTACGATCCCGACAAGGTGCGGCGGGCGCTCGGGCTGAGCGAGACGACCCCGATCGTGCTGTGCGACGTGCGGCGGCGCGAGTCGGTCAAGGAGGTGCTGACCACGCTCGTCACGTACGCGGTGGAGGGCGCCCGTCCGGCGGCGGGGCGGCGATGA
- a CDS encoding roadblock/LC7 domain-containing protein — protein sequence MPDPRSELSWLLDDLTQRVPGIRHAIVLSADGLAMGGSRDLTREDAEHLSAISAGSHSLAMGAGRHFGLGGVRQTIIEMEGGFLFVTAAGQGARLAVLAAADAELGMVTYEMALMVKRVGEHLSAQPRGAAPAPAWNGARP from the coding sequence ATGCCCGACCCCAGAAGTGAACTGAGCTGGCTCCTCGACGACCTCACCCAGCGCGTCCCCGGCATCAGGCACGCCATCGTGCTGTCCGCCGACGGGCTCGCCATGGGCGGCTCCCGTGACCTGACCCGCGAGGACGCCGAGCACCTGTCCGCCATCTCCGCCGGCAGCCACAGCCTCGCCATGGGCGCGGGCCGGCATTTCGGCCTGGGCGGCGTACGGCAGACGATCATCGAGATGGAAGGGGGCTTCCTGTTCGTCACCGCCGCGGGCCAGGGGGCCAGGCTGGCGGTGCTCGCGGCGGCCGACGCCGAGCTGGGCATGGTCACGTACGAGATGGCGCTGATGGTCAAGAGGGTCGGCGAGCACCTCTCCGCGCAGCCGAGGGGAGCGGCACCGGCACCCGCCTGGAACGGCGCGAGACCGTGA